Proteins from a single region of Nomascus leucogenys isolate Asia chromosome 2, Asia_NLE_v1, whole genome shotgun sequence:
- the CDH5 gene encoding cadherin-5 — MQRLMMLLTTSGACLGLLAVATVAVAGANPAQRDTHSLLPTHRRQKRDWIWNQMHIDEEKNTSLPHHVGKIKSSVSRKNAKYLLKGEFVDKVFRVDAETGDVFAIERLDRENISEYHLTAVIVDKDTGENLETPSSFTIKVHDVNDNWPVFTHRLFNASVPESSAVGTSVISVTAVDADDPTVGDHASVMYQILKGKEYFAIDNSGRIVTITKSLDREKQARYEIVVEARDAQGLRGDSGTATVLVTLQDINDNFPFFTQTKYTFVVPEDTRVGTSVGSLFVEDPDEPQNRMTKYSILRGDYQDAFTIETNPTHNEGIIKPAKPLDYEYIQQYSFIVEATDPTIDLRYMSPPAGNRAQVIINITDVDEPPIFQQPFYHFQLKENQKKPLIGTVLAMDPDAARHSIGYSIRRTSDKGQFFRVTKKGDIYNEKELDREVYPWYNLTVEAKELDSTGTPTGKESIVQVHIEVLDENDNAPEFAQPYQPKVCENAAHGQLVLQISAIDKDITPRNVKFKFTLNTENNFTLTDNHDNTANITVKYGQFDREHTKVHFLPVVISDNGMPSRTGTSTLTVAVCKCNEQGEFTFCEDMAAQVGVSIQAVVAILLCILTITVITLLIFLRRRLRKQAHAHGKSVPEIHEQLVTYDEEGGGEMDTTSYDVSVLNSVRHGGAKPLRPALDARPSLYAQVQKPPRHAPGAHGGPGEMAAMIEVKKDEADHDGDGPPYDTLHIYGYEGSESIAESLSSLGTDSSDSDVDYDFLNDWGPRFKMLAELYGSDPREELLY; from the exons ATCAAGTCGAGTGTGAGTCGCAAGAATGCCAAGTACCTGCTCAAAGGAGAATTTGTGGACAAGGTCTTCCGGGTCGACGCAGAGACAGGAGACGTGTTCGCCATTGAGAGGCTGGACCGGGAGAACATCTCAGAGTACCACCTCACTGCTGTGATTGTGGACAAGGACACCGGGGAAAACCTGGAGACGCCTTCTAGCTTCACCATCAAAGTACACGACGTGAACGACAACTGGCCTGTGTTCACGCATCGGTTGTTCAATGCATCTGTGCCTGAGTCATCGGCTGTGG GGACCTCGGTCATCTCTGTGACAGCAGTGGATGCAGACGACCCCACTGTGGGAGACCACGCCTCTGTCATGTACCAAATCCTGAAGGGGAAAGAGTATTTTGCCATCGATAATTCTG GACGTATTGTCACAATAACCAAAAGCTTGGACCGAGAGAAGCAGGCCAGGTATGAGATCGTGGTGGAAGCGCGAGATGCCCAGGGCCTCCGGGGGGACTCGGGCACGGCCACCGTGCTGGTCACTCTGCAAGACATCAATGACAACTTCCCCTTCTTCACCCAGA CCAAGTACACATTTGTCGTGCCTGAAGACACCCGTGTGGGCACCTCTGTGGGCTCTCTGTTTGTTGAGGACCCAGATGAGCCCCAGAACCGGATGACCAAGTACAGCATCTTGCGGGGCGACTACCAGGACGCTTTCACCATTGAGACAAACCCCACCCACAACGAGGGCATCATCAAGCCCGCAAAG CCTCTGGATTATGAATACATCCAGCAATACAGCTTCATCGTCGAGGCCACAGACCCCACCATCGACCTCCGATACATGAGCCCTCCCGCGGGAAACAGAGCCCAGGTCATTATCAACATCACAGATGTGGACGAGCCCCCCATTTTCCAGCAGCCTTTCTACCACTTCCAGCTGAAGGAAAACCAGAAGAAGCCTCTGATCGGCACAGTGCTGGCCATGGACCCCGACGCGGCTAGGCATAGCATTGG ATACTCCATCCGCAGGACCAGTGACAAGGGCCAATTCTTCCGAGTCACAAAAAAGGGGGACATTTACAATGAGAAAGAACTGGACAGAGAAGTCTACCCCTGGTATAACCTGACTGTGGAGGCCAAAGAACTGGATTCCACTG GAACCCCCACAGGAAAAGAATCCATTGTGCAAGTCCACATTGAAGTTTTGGATGAGAATGACAATGCCCCGGAGTTTGCCCAGCCCTACCAGCCCAAAGTGTGTGAGAACGCTGCCCATGGCCAG CTGGTCCTGCAGATCTCCGCAATAGACAAGGACATAACACCACGAAACGTGAAGTTCAAATTCACCTTGAATACTGAGAACAACTTTACCCTCACGGATAATCACG ATAACACAGCCAACATCACAGTCAAGTATGGGCAGTTTGACCGGGAGCATACCAAGGTCCACTTCCTACCCGTCGTCATCTCAGACAATGGGATGCCAAGCCGCACGGGCACCAGCACGCTGACCGTGGCCGTGTGCAAGTGCAACGAACAGGGCGAGTTCACCTTCTGCGAGGATATGGCCGCCCAGGTGGGCGTGAGCATCCAGGCAGTGGTAGCCATCTTACTGTGCATCCTCACCATCACAG TGATCACCCTGCTCATCTTCCTGCGGCGGCGGCTCCGGAAGCAGGCCCACGCGCACGGCAAGAGCGTGCCGGAGATCCACGAGCAGCTGGTCACCTACGACGAGGAGGGCGGCGGCGAGATGGACACCACCAGCTACGATGTGTCGGTGCTCAACTCGGTGCGCCACGGCGGGGCGAAGCCCCTGCGACCCGCGCTGGACGCCCGGCCGTCCCTCTACGCGCAGGTGCAGAAGCCACCGCGGCACGCGCCTGGGGCACACGGAGGGCCCGGAGAGATGGCAGCCATGATCGAGGTGAAGAAGGACGAGGCGGACCATGACGGCGACGGCCCCCCCTACGACACGCTGCACATCTACGGATACGAGGGCTCCGAGTCCATAGCCGAGTCCCTCAGCTCCCTGGGCACCGACTCATCCGACTCTGACGTGGATTACGACTTCCTTAACGACTGGGGACCCAGGTTTAAGATGCTGGCTGAGCTGTACGGCTCAGACCCCCGGGAGGAGCTGCTGTATTAG